The Halobaculum sp. MBLA0143 genome includes a region encoding these proteins:
- a CDS encoding inorganic phosphate transporter, whose protein sequence is MFSALGVVVVALVASLFMSFTVGANSNSAPMAPAVGANALSTLRGALLVGVVAALGAIAQGGSISETIGHGLVTGVTITPLAATATLLTAATLITIGNSRGYPIPSAFTVTGAAVGAGVALGGGFAVATYARILGFWFAIPVVEGVLAYGLAWLLLDDTVSDTLSVPLLAGGVGYALANIQLSFLPAPQNDYGSIAGVVTRRLDVASTGGGEAGVVLVGGAIGVLVAATVYWQLRRDVTTGINRMLIALALVVVFTSGGSQVGLATGPLESVFESSLGLPSLYLLGLGGLGILLGGWVRSPRLIQAVAREYASLGPKRSIAAFVPAFLVAQAAIVLGYPISFNKVMISSIVGAGLVGGSSSSDGVSATKTGYTIGAWVASMVGGGVISFTLYHILAALLGPT, encoded by the coding sequence ATGTTCTCAGCACTCGGCGTCGTCGTCGTCGCGCTGGTCGCATCGCTGTTCATGTCCTTCACCGTCGGAGCAAACAGCAACTCTGCTCCGATGGCGCCAGCCGTCGGGGCGAACGCGCTGTCGACCTTACGAGGGGCGCTGCTGGTCGGTGTCGTCGCCGCCCTCGGGGCTATCGCACAAGGTGGCAGCATCTCAGAGACCATCGGCCACGGACTGGTGACCGGCGTGACGATCACCCCATTGGCCGCCACTGCGACGCTCCTCACGGCAGCGACGCTCATCACCATCGGGAACTCTCGTGGCTATCCGATCCCCTCGGCGTTCACCGTCACCGGCGCTGCGGTCGGTGCGGGTGTCGCTCTCGGCGGTGGCTTCGCGGTTGCGACCTACGCCAGGATCCTGGGCTTCTGGTTCGCCATCCCCGTCGTCGAGGGTGTCCTGGCGTACGGTCTCGCGTGGCTGTTGCTGGACGACACAGTCTCGGACACACTGAGCGTCCCACTCCTCGCCGGCGGTGTCGGCTACGCACTCGCCAACATCCAGCTCTCGTTCCTCCCAGCCCCGCAGAACGACTACGGGTCGATCGCGGGCGTCGTCACTCGCCGGCTCGATGTCGCGTCGACAGGGGGTGGCGAGGCCGGAGTCGTCCTCGTCGGGGGCGCGATCGGAGTTCTCGTCGCGGCCACGGTCTACTGGCAACTCCGGCGTGACGTGACGACCGGGATCAACAGGATGTTGATCGCGCTCGCCCTCGTCGTCGTGTTCACCAGCGGCGGCTCGCAGGTGGGCCTCGCCACCGGACCACTAGAATCCGTCTTCGAGTCGTCGCTCGGTCTACCCTCACTGTACTTGCTCGGGCTCGGGGGGCTCGGCATTCTCCTCGGTGGCTGGGTCCGGTCGCCGCGTCTCATTCAGGCAGTGGCCCGTGAGTACGCCTCGCTCGGCCCCAAGCGATCGATCGCCGCGTTCGTCCCCGCGTTTCTCGTCGCGCAGGCCGCGATCGTTCTCGGCTATCCCATCTCGTTCAACAAGGTGATGATCTCTAGTATCGTCGGAGCCGGGTTGGTCGGCGGTTCGTCGAGTTCCGACGGGGTGTCGGCCACGAAGACGGGGTACACGATCGGAGCGTGGGTCGCCTCGATGGTCGGTGGTGGCGTGATCAGCTTCACACTCTACCACATACTCGCTGCGCTACTCGGACCGACGTGA
- a CDS encoding orc1/cdc6 family replication initiation protein, translating to MVSDGTEDGVSSQSIKSRLEEGTQNTVFRDKSLLNPDRVIDEDRIVGRDQQLDDVINSLQPALRGSRPPNLLLYGPSGTGKSLIINAVCQQIEALAVNQGDRFGVIDINCQTISTHDRAVYRLVESAAESAGVEPEVPQTGVSTDHKLSRLYEILDEEFDSGIIILDEIDLLTGRTRDQRSEPGYSKLLYQLSRTAQVGEIDSRISVAALTNDPRFMEDLDGRAESSFNPEDVTFPDYDANELRSILTYRRDAYRDGVLGDDVVPLSAAHAAQDHGDARKAIDLFRKAGELADRHGDNTVLEDHVREAQEEAARDRTLTQMRGLSAQKKLALYSAAVVSVFDDQLDAVPNTLGYDVYQYLADLVDIDQKSRDTYLRYLSESETYNFVVSKTEGHGYGSGVHKEYSFVDDPKTVMETLEKGIRMDEITDNKELIESVVDAQVSEFLER from the coding sequence ATGGTCAGCGACGGGACCGAAGACGGGGTCTCCTCACAGTCTATCAAGAGCCGTCTCGAAGAGGGGACGCAGAACACCGTCTTTCGGGACAAGAGCCTGCTCAACCCCGACAGGGTTATCGACGAAGACCGGATTGTCGGTCGTGACCAGCAGTTGGACGACGTCATCAACTCCCTCCAGCCCGCTCTTCGTGGGAGCCGCCCGCCGAACCTCCTCCTGTACGGGCCCTCGGGGACGGGGAAGTCGCTCATCATCAACGCGGTCTGTCAGCAGATCGAGGCGCTCGCGGTGAATCAGGGGGATCGGTTCGGCGTGATCGATATCAACTGCCAGACTATCAGCACCCACGACCGTGCAGTCTATCGACTCGTCGAGAGCGCGGCCGAGTCCGCCGGGGTCGAGCCGGAAGTCCCACAGACGGGCGTCTCGACCGACCACAAACTGAGCCGACTGTACGAGATTCTCGACGAGGAGTTCGACTCGGGGATCATCATACTGGACGAGATCGACCTCCTGACCGGGCGGACGCGAGACCAGCGGTCCGAACCCGGCTACTCCAAGCTCCTCTACCAACTGTCTCGGACGGCGCAGGTCGGTGAGATAGACAGCCGGATCTCTGTCGCCGCGCTCACGAACGACCCTCGGTTCATGGAGGACCTCGACGGTCGGGCAGAGAGCTCGTTCAACCCGGAAGACGTCACGTTCCCCGACTACGACGCGAACGAACTCCGATCGATCCTGACCTACCGGCGAGACGCCTACCGCGACGGTGTCTTGGGGGACGACGTCGTCCCCCTCAGCGCGGCGCACGCGGCACAGGACCACGGTGACGCGCGGAAGGCGATCGACCTCTTCCGGAAGGCTGGGGAGCTCGCAGACCGGCACGGTGACAACACCGTTCTGGAGGATCACGTCCGCGAGGCCCAAGAGGAGGCGGCGCGTGACCGGACGCTGACGCAGATGCGCGGACTGTCGGCACAGAAGAAACTCGCGCTGTACTCAGCAGCGGTCGTCTCGGTCTTCGACGATCAGCTCGACGCGGTTCCGAACACTCTCGGCTACGACGTCTACCAGTACCTCGCCGACCTCGTGGACATCGATCAGAAGTCGCGGGACACTTACCTCCGGTATCTGAGCGAGTCGGAGACGTACAACTTCGTCGTCTCTAAGACAGAGGGCCACGGGTACGGCAGCGGGGTTCACAAGGAGTACTCGTTCGTCGACGACCCGAAGACGGTGATGGAGACGTTGGAGAAGGGGATACGGATGGACGAGATAACGGACAACAAGGAACTGATCGAGTCGGTCGTCGACGCGCAGGTCTCGGAGTTTCTCGAACGGTAG
- a CDS encoding ABC transporter permease subunit, whose amino-acid sequence MSLAAVVRHDLLVVRRSRLAAAVVLVGAVTPVLGSLMEITGSSFAGPEFRSTLLYAWLTVSAVYPVVALACTVGAVAGERETGALRMIGGLPTTRVTLFTGKALARTAVVVTGVVAGLAGLAVVLWLVFEPTAIAGRRVAGFCLFTLLVVVCYAALGMAVSGSVETRGRAVGLAVAVLALTIAWPAVVDGLSGVLPFGSTTQQFVGTLSPFGAYAQAISDEQALLAVAVDTPLLGTGVNAAIICAWMVGALAVGRRQFRVSEL is encoded by the coding sequence ATGAGTCTGGCCGCGGTCGTCCGGCACGATCTGCTCGTGGTACGACGGTCGAGACTCGCCGCGGCGGTGGTGCTCGTCGGTGCCGTGACGCCGGTACTCGGCAGTCTCATGGAGATAACCGGGAGTTCCTTCGCCGGGCCGGAGTTTCGATCCACGTTGTTGTACGCCTGGTTGACGGTGTCGGCGGTGTACCCGGTGGTGGCGCTCGCGTGTACGGTCGGCGCGGTGGCCGGCGAACGCGAGACAGGAGCGCTCCGGATGATCGGTGGACTGCCGACGACGCGGGTGACGCTGTTCACGGGGAAGGCCCTCGCCCGGACGGCGGTCGTGGTGACGGGCGTGGTCGCCGGGCTGGCGGGACTCGCGGTCGTGCTCTGGCTCGTCTTCGAGCCGACGGCGATCGCGGGGCGCCGAGTCGCCGGCTTCTGTCTGTTCACGCTGCTCGTCGTCGTGTGCTACGCCGCGCTCGGGATGGCCGTCTCCGGAAGTGTCGAGACGCGGGGGCGGGCGGTCGGGCTCGCCGTCGCGGTGTTGGCCCTGACGATCGCCTGGCCGGCGGTCGTCGACGGACTCTCCGGAGTACTCCCGTTCGGGAGCACGACACAGCAGTTCGTCGGGACGCTGTCGCCGTTCGGCGCGTACGCTCAGGCGATCTCCGACGAGCAAGCGCTCCTGGCGGTGGCCGTCGACACGCCGTTGCTCGGTACGGGGGTGAACGCGGCGATCATCTGCGCCTGGATGGTCGGTGCTCTGGCCGTCGGCCGGCGCCAGTTCCGTGTGTCGGAGCTGTGA
- a CDS encoding ABC transporter ATP-binding protein, which translates to MSDTPAVETEGVTRRYGDTVAVRELDLRVERGEVFGFLGPNGAGKSTTIDLLVGFARPDAGSVRVFGRDPLASPVAVRERVGVLPDDRGVYPNLTGREQLASAVDVAGTDDDPDQLLDRVGLAPAARDRPAGDYSTGMRGRLLLAIALVGDPELLILDEPSLGLDPGGVREVRALLEERAAAGTAVFLSSHRLGEVEAVCDRVGILADGRLRAVAPVDELRERLRAGERLQVTTDDRPTNETLSELSTVGGVVDVTRGDDATQSDDSVRSDGVVRGDDPTVGATEHDDGGTRTGSDENRGTRPAPPDDGPPTVTVTCADPATKATVVRRLDRAVGVADFRRGEPSLERVFEAFVDGTAGTDTDVHNTDRDDTVVDDTDGNDTDADDTDAHNTDRDDTDAHDNDRNDTTVDDADGDTTDGHHTVDQTTGGDSR; encoded by the coding sequence GTGTCAGACACCCCGGCCGTCGAGACAGAGGGAGTGACGCGCCGCTACGGCGACACTGTGGCAGTGAGGGAGTTGGATCTCCGGGTAGAGCGTGGCGAGGTGTTCGGCTTCCTCGGGCCGAACGGCGCGGGGAAGTCGACCACGATCGATCTCCTAGTCGGGTTCGCTCGTCCGGACGCCGGCAGCGTCCGGGTGTTCGGGCGCGACCCGCTGGCGTCACCCGTCGCGGTCCGCGAACGGGTCGGTGTCCTCCCGGACGACCGCGGCGTGTACCCGAACCTCACGGGACGCGAGCAGCTCGCGTCTGCGGTCGACGTCGCCGGCACGGACGACGACCCGGATCAGCTCCTCGACCGCGTCGGACTCGCGCCCGCGGCACGCGACCGGCCGGCGGGTGACTACTCGACGGGGATGCGCGGCCGGCTGTTGTTGGCGATCGCGCTCGTCGGCGACCCGGAGCTGTTGATCTTAGACGAGCCCTCACTCGGGCTCGACCCCGGAGGCGTCCGCGAGGTGCGCGCGCTCCTGGAGGAACGCGCGGCCGCCGGAACGGCCGTGTTCCTCTCGTCGCACCGTCTCGGCGAGGTAGAGGCCGTCTGCGACCGGGTCGGTATCCTGGCAGACGGGCGACTCCGAGCCGTCGCGCCCGTCGACGAACTCCGCGAACGACTCCGTGCGGGCGAACGCCTCCAAGTGACGACCGACGACCGACCGACGAACGAGACGCTGTCGGAGCTGTCGACCGTCGGTGGTGTCGTCGACGTGACCCGCGGGGACGACGCCACCCAAAGTGACGACTCGGTTCGCAGTGACGGTGTAGTCCGTGGCGACGACCCCACCGTCGGGGCGACCGAACACGACGACGGAGGGACTCGGACGGGCTCCGACGAGAACCGCGGAACGCGGCCAGCGCCACCCGACGACGGGCCCCCGACAGTTACAGTGACCTGTGCCGATCCGGCGACGAAGGCGACGGTCGTGCGGCGTCTCGACCGTGCGGTCGGCGTCGCGGACTTCCGCCGCGGAGAGCCGTCACTGGAACGAGTGTTCGAGGCGTTCGTCGACGGCACCGCGGGTACCGACACCGACGTTCACAATACCGACCGTGACGACACTGTCGTGGACGACACCGACGGTAACGACACCGACGCGGACGACACCGACGCTCACAATACCGACCGTGACGACACCGACGCGCACGATAACGATCGTAACGACACTACCGTAGACGACGCCGACGGTGACACCACCGACGGGCACCATACAGTCGACCAGACGACGGGGGGTGACTCACGATGA